A region of Lycium barbarum isolate Lr01 chromosome 3, ASM1917538v2, whole genome shotgun sequence DNA encodes the following proteins:
- the LOC132629855 gene encoding uncharacterized protein LOC132629855: MIRKMIALFGIVILALIYRAIMPPPPKICGSRNGPPITAPRVKLSDGRYLAYKENGVPRDQAKHKFVFIHGFDCVRHDVALLTTISPEVMQSLGIYIVSIDRPGYGESDPHPKRTPKTLALDIEELADHLELGSKFNVIGFSMGGQAVWGVLKYIPHRLAGAILLTPVTNYWWGSFPANLTKETYYEQLVRDQWTLRVAHYFPWLTYWWNTQTLFPASSVAQFSEDILFDQDRELMPIFDSYQSKYRDLVRQQGDYESIHRDLMIGFGTWEFDPMTLENPFPNGEGSVHIWQGDEDGHVPVKLQRFLVKKLPWVHYHEMKGGGHMFPWAEGMGDKVMKTFLLGEPFDYK; encoded by the exons ATGATCAGAAAGATGATAGCCCTTTTTGGAATTGTGATATTGGCACTAATTTATAGGGCAATTATGCCACCACCTCCAAAGATTTGTGGTTCACGTAATGGACCTCCAATTACAGCACCAAGAGTGAAGCTATCTGATGGGAGATATTTAGCATATAAAGAAAATGGTGTCCCTAGAGACCAAGCAAAACATAAATTTGTTTTCATCCATGGCTTTGACTGTGTTAGACATGATGTTGCTTTGCTCACCACTATTTCTCCT GAGGTTATGCAGAGTTTGGGAATATATATAGTGTCAATTGATAGACCTGGTTATGGAGAAAGTGATCCTCATCCAAAAAGAACACCAAAGACATTAGCTCTTGATATTGAAGAGTTAGCTGATCATTTGGAGTTGGGATCTAAATTCAATGTTATTGGATTTTCCATGGGTGGACAAGCTGTCTGGGGCGTTCTCAAGTATATTCCTCACAG ATTGGCTGGAGCAATTCTTCTAACACCCGTGACCAACTACTGGTGGGGTAGTTTTCCTGCAAACTTGACTAAAGAAACGTACTACGAACAGCTCGTACGGGATCAATGGACGCTTCGAGTTGCTCACTATTTTCCATGGCTGACTTACTGGTGGAACACTCAAACGTTGTTTCCTGCTTCCAGCGTTGCACAGTTCAGTGAAGATATCCTTTTCGACCAAGACAGAGAACTGATGCCTATCTTTGATTCCTATCAAAGTAAATATCGG GACCTGGTAAGACAGCAAGGGGATTACGAATCGATCCACCGCGACCTAATGATAGGTTTCGGGACATGGGAATTCGATCCAATGACACTAGAGAACCCGTTCCCTAACGGTGAAGGCTCCGTTCACATTTGGCAAGGCGATGAAGACGGTCATGTACCCGTCAAACTACAACGATTCCTCGTGAAGAAACTACCGTGGGTTCATTATCATGAAATGAAAGGAGGAGGCCATATGTTTCCATGGGCTGAAGGAATGGGAGATAAAGTCATGAAGACTTTCTTACTTGGAGAGCCCTTTGACTATAAATGA